In the genome of Paenibacillus sp. FSL R5-0766, one region contains:
- a CDS encoding MATE family efflux transporter — MKGLDYTSGSVNRLLIRTAIPMLLASLVNVTTQLVNVFFMGHTSQTVLYVLSLYIPISFIMIALVEAMQLSVQVAVSRSRAEGSRAFTSLLGHMLGSAAIFSIVAGGVVMLVSPLLSWFYAVPMDVRPMFTIYVAGMMAAGVPAVLAAVGGAALRGLGRAQAAAWNSVGTASLNIMLVYWFVSVAGMELKGIVYANLISSTLSLLISLLILILRKEFVYERITLVWKHLIALQQVGIPVFISYCLIFLSTFFFNKIVSRFGEGVVAGFGVGYRIQTMAILPGIVIGSAIGIMINHNLKEAHRPRAYESYRRGLVQSFILYAVIAVSIWVWREPLTAFLIADPVSRAEAARYLAVVSLSYLTMGPMMTTLLTMEQSGRGYQALLMNAAYFLLIIVAGWGLTRIFDHVGYFYGVIAFVNAASLLCILPVIRLFKKDYTDSSGHKPTDADEQEGLAAQSYST, encoded by the coding sequence TTGAAAGGTCTGGATTACACTTCGGGATCGGTGAACCGGCTGTTAATCCGCACTGCAATACCGATGCTGCTTGCTTCTTTGGTTAACGTAACAACGCAGCTGGTCAATGTTTTTTTTATGGGTCATACCAGTCAGACCGTGTTATATGTGCTATCACTGTATATTCCCATTTCCTTTATCATGATTGCGCTTGTGGAAGCCATGCAATTGTCGGTTCAGGTTGCTGTCTCACGGAGCAGAGCGGAGGGTTCGCGGGCTTTTACATCGCTACTTGGGCATATGCTTGGCAGCGCAGCTATTTTTTCAATTGTTGCTGGCGGTGTGGTTATGCTGGTGTCGCCACTTCTCTCCTGGTTTTATGCCGTCCCTATGGATGTAAGGCCCATGTTTACCATTTATGTGGCGGGCATGATGGCAGCAGGTGTGCCCGCTGTGCTCGCAGCGGTGGGTGGTGCCGCATTGCGTGGGTTGGGCCGGGCTCAAGCGGCAGCGTGGAATTCCGTAGGTACGGCTTCGCTCAACATTATGCTGGTGTACTGGTTCGTTTCGGTGGCTGGAATGGAATTGAAGGGAATTGTATACGCCAATCTTATTTCTTCAACACTCTCTTTGCTCATAAGCCTTCTGATTCTGATATTGAGGAAGGAATTTGTGTATGAACGGATAACATTGGTGTGGAAACATCTCATTGCACTTCAGCAGGTAGGCATTCCCGTATTTATTTCGTACTGTCTTATCTTTTTGAGTACTTTCTTTTTCAACAAAATCGTCAGTCGATTTGGGGAAGGGGTAGTTGCTGGGTTCGGAGTTGGATACCGAATTCAGACGATGGCTATACTGCCCGGAATCGTTATTGGATCGGCTATCGGGATCATGATTAATCATAATCTCAAAGAGGCTCATCGACCACGTGCATACGAGAGCTATCGCAGAGGCCTGGTACAGTCATTCATTCTTTATGCCGTAATTGCCGTATCCATCTGGGTATGGCGGGAACCGTTGACAGCTTTTCTGATTGCGGACCCCGTATCCCGTGCAGAAGCGGCCCGATATCTGGCAGTGGTTTCCCTTTCCTATCTGACCATGGGTCCTATGATGACAACGCTGCTTACCATGGAACAGAGCGGACGCGGCTATCAGGCCTTGCTTATGAATGCTGCTTATTTTCTGCTTATTATTGTTGCAGGGTGGGGGCTGACACGAATCTTTGATCATGTGGGATACTTCTATGGCGTCATTGCTTTTGTTAATGCAGCGAGTTTATTATGCATCTTACCCGTGATCAGGCTGTTCAAAAAGGACTATACAGATTCATCCGGGCATAAACCAACTGACGCGGATGAGCAGGAGGGTCTAGCTGCTCAGAGTTATTCGACCTAG